CTATGAGTTTTTCAGGAAAAGGAAGGTCCTGGGCAAATGAGTAAACGACAAAAACTGCACATATATTTTATCCTGGTAACCATTTTCCTCTCAATTTTGATAGGGTATCGAATTTATCTTTCCATTTATGAAAAGGACTACCAGTCACTGAACGCAGTGAATATCGAAACCATCGAGACAAAGCTCATAGGTCAGACAACCTTTTCCTTTGCTGTAGTGGGAAATATTGACAATTCCATGAGAATCTTTAGTGACCGCATCGTTCCTTTGATGCAGGATGAGAACGTAGATTTCCTGATATCGGTCGGGAATGCAGTATTCGATGGGGCAGAAGGAAAATATAGATTACTCCACCGCGGCCTGACCAAGCTGGACATTCCCTATATTTTGGTCCCTGGGAACAATGAGGTAGCTGACTTTGGATCAAATAATTTCTACCAGCATTTCGGTCCCTATTTTTATTCCTACCATCTTGATAACGCGTACTTCATTTTTCTGGATTCAACAGGGATAACCTCTTGGAAATGGCAGCTGCATTGGCTGAACCAAGAATTGGAAACGGCAAAAAACTACCCTTACCGGTTTGTATTCCTTGGACATTCTTTGCTCCCGCAGGAAAAAGTAGCCAGTGAGAATTCCTCAAAATATACAGTAGACGCCAAAACGAGCAAGACATTGCAGCAGCTCTTTTCCCAATATGAGGTAACCTCGGTATTCTCTACCGGCTACCACACAAACAGCCAGCAATCCGTCGGTGGCGTTCGTTACGTTGTATCGAGTGGAGGTGGTGGTTTATTACTGGATAACGAACAACCCTACCAGTTTGTCAAAGTCATGGTAAACCCGCAAGGTTTCTCATGCACAAACATTACCGCTCCCAATCGGTTCAGTCCCATAAGGGAAAAAGTAGAAACCCTCAAACTCTATCTGCACTCACTTTTTTACATGAGTATTTTCAACATCCTGGTGATCATCGGGATTTTCACCCTTTTTTCCCTGCTGTTCTATTCGAAGGTTCTCAAGCAACAACACCTTTATCGGGATTTCAATATTGATGAGGAAGCATCATTCGGTACCCCCTTACGCATTGCCATGTTTACCAACAACTACCTCCCCTTCATCGGAGGAGTACCCCTTTCCATCGACAGACTGCACAAAGGCCTGCTTGCAAGGGGTAACACTGTGTTGATCTTCGCACCCAGCTACCTGCAGAACTGGGACGACCCCAGCGATGGTTCCGTGTACAGGTGCCCAGTCCTTTTCTATACAAAAAGAGGAGAATTCCCAGCAGTCAATATTTTCAACAGGGAGATAGGCAAGGTCTTTAGGAAATTCAAGGCAGATATCATCCATGTACATCATCCGTTTATGCTTGGATGGACTGCCCTCTTGTATGCAAAAAGAGCGAAATTACCGGTGGTCATGACCTACCACACCCGACTTGAGCGCTATACCCAATATCTTTTCGGGCCAGGAATGATGGTTAAGAATTTTTTGATACACCTGATGATAAAACATTTTGCCAACCGGTGTGATGCAATCATAGCCCCCTCCTCCTCCACCGAAGAATATCTGAGGAATCTAGGAGTCAGTGCAATCATCGAAACCATCCCGACTGGGATCAATATCGAGGCCTACGGGCAATGGACAGCTGAGCAGATCGAACAAACAAGAGCAGCGTATGTACGTCCAGGCGAAAACCTTCTTATCAGTGTTTCGAGAATTGCGGAAGAGAAAAACCTTGATTTCCTGGTAGTTGCCCTTGAGAAACTCAAAGCAACGTCCTCAAAGAAATTTACCTGCATTTTGATCGGTGATGGACCAGAAAGAAAACGCCTTGAAGCAAAAGTCAAGGCAATGGGGATGCAAGACACCATTCTGTTTCTGGGAAAACTTGCCCCTTCTGAAGTTGTCAGATGCTATCTGGCCGCAGATCTGTTTGTTTTTGCCTCGACCTCGGAAACCCAAGGGATGGTTTTACTCGAGGCAATGGCCGGAGGCTGTCCCGTTGTAGCTATTCGCTCCAGTGGAGTCTATGATGTTGTGCATGACGGGGTAAACGGATTCAAAGTCCCGGAAAGTACGAATATATGGGCGGAAACCGTAAAAAAAATCCTCGAGGATGCAGAACTCCTTTCGGAAATGTCAGGTAATAGCAGGGAATTTGCAAAGCAATATTCGGTTGAAAGTATCACCGAAAGGGTTTTGGCGCTGTACAGGAGGGTAATTTTGCTCAATGCTTCGAAACGAAGCGAATCTTGAAAAATGAATTTACACTATTGAATAATACTGTAGTAGAATACATACAAACGAAGGAGAGCGATAGTGAAAATCATCCGGCCCTTGTCAATCGGCCTCCATATATTTTTAGGTGTGGGAGCTATGTCAGGGGGATTCGCTTGCCTAATTGATACCCAAACTCCCCTGGGAACCTCTGTGGAGATGCTGCAAAACTCTCCATTCACCAGTTTCTTAATCCCAGGCCTACTGTTATTCTTTGTAATCGGGGTAGGAAATATCATCGGTTCGATCCTGGTTAAACGAAGCTGGGAGTATTGGGGATATTCCAGCGGAATCCTGGGTGGCGCCCTTGTCATATGGATAATCGTCCAGTGCCTGATGCTCAATGCTGTGGTATTTTTGCATGTCTTATTCTTTTTTCTGGGAATTTTCCAAGTAAGTCTGGCAATGGGCAGACTCTACGAGCAAAACCAGTTTCCCGGCAATCTGCTTACTGTTTTCTTGCAGAAGAAATCGAAGAACTCACATATTTGACTTCTAGACAAACAACCGAATCATTAGTGTTGAATTTGAAGAGGGGGGGGTTGTATTACATTAGATTACTTCTCCATCAATGTGATGGTTATACTTAACCAGTTCATCTTTTCCGTTGTTATGCTGACAATCTGGAGCAATCTCAGAAACAGGGTACCAGGACTCGGTTACTGGACTAAAAACATATGGGCCCAAACTGTCTCTCTGGTTTTTGTTTGTTTTGCAAGCCTGTACGATTTACCTTTTTTGGTAAATATCTTTATATTTTTATCCACCCTAGGCTCTGTCCTCTTTCTCTTTGGCTTATCGCAGTCTATTGGGTACCATGTACAAAAAACCCCTTATTATGCGTATACAGGGATAGTTACATCCTTGGCTCTTGCCGTAACCATCCTAGGACTCCCGAAAGCGTATAACACTTTGCTTTTCAGCCTCGCCTGCATGTTCATTTCCTATGCCTATATTTCCCTTCTGGCAAAAGGCTGGAAAGCCCTCCCTTGGCTCCGAAGAACGTTCAGCATGATGATTGCAATCTATATTCTATTCGCTGCTTTCAATTTGATACGCTTTTTGGCAACACTCCCTCTCAAAGACCCCATCATTCTTCTTCCCGAGGGAAATCAGAGCCTGTCTCAAATCATTACGATGATCCTGCTTACAGGTATAAACTTCTGTATCCTGATAGTAATATACAAAAAACTTTTACATGACCTTTTTCTGGATGCTGAGGAAAAGGAAACAATGCTTGCCTATTTAAAAATCCTTGCCGAAAACGATGGGATGACAGGCATTTTCAACAGGACAACCATCGAAAAACAATTGGACACACTCCTTGTTTCCAAAGACTTGGACAGGGGGAACCTTCTTTTGCTCATCGACATCGATTCCTTCAAGGCTATCAATGATGAGACAGGCCATGAAAATGGTGACAACGTACTTATTGCCCTAGCAGGTCTTTTCAAAAACTTCTTTACCGATGGGGGGTTTACCGGACGTTGGGGGGGTGATGAATTCCTTATCGTAGTAACTGATATTCCTAAAGATGGTATAGGAAAGTGCCTGCAGTCCTTGATGGAAGCAGTACATCAACATCCATGGGATTCAATCTTCACACATACCCCACACCCTGTGGTTTCCATCAGTTGCGGCTATGTGTTTTTCGAAGAAATGGTTACTAAACAGGAATTATTGAGAATTGCAGACAACCATCTATACCAGGCAAAGAAACAAGGAGGAGACTGTGCAGTGGGTACCTAGCTTTTCTTCGCTTCATTTTTATTGCAGGAAATCTCACTGTTGGATATAGTAATCCCTATGAAAAAGCCAAAAACAACTGTCTTGCTTTTTTTTACCATTATGCTTGGGACCTTTGTTGCCATTCTGACAGCATACCCGGTAAAAACCACCAATCCACTCATGATTATCACAACGCTCACCTGTATAAATGCCTCTGTAAGCTTTTTATTCGGCCTTTTAACAGAGGATTACTCCTGGACTGACCGTCTTTGGAGCACCGTCCCTGTAGGCTTTGCGTGGATTTATGCATCCAACGCATCCTTTTCCCCTTCTGTTACCGTGGCAGCAATGCTTATCACGCTCTGGGGAATCAGGCTGACGGCAAACTTTGCGCGCAGGGGTGGGTATGCAGATACAGAGGATTACCGTTGGTCCATTCTCAGAAAACGCATTCCAAACCGTTTTCTCTGGCAGGTTTTCAATCTTTTGTTTATAGCCTTTTACCAGCAATTGCTGTTTGTCTGCTTTACCCTCCCCCTCTATTTTCTTACAGTAACACTTGAAAAGACCTTATCTGCAGGCATACTTGTTTCTTCTGTGGCTATGCTCGCCTTCCTTACCCTTGAAACCTTTGCAGACCAGCAGCAATACACCTTCCAGCAGGCAAAATATGGATTGTTGCCAAAACAAAAAGAACTTGAGGAGGAGTATAAGAAAGGATTCAGGACAAGCGGTCTCTTTTTACGGTCCCGCCACCCCAACTACCTTGGGGAACTGGGATTCTGGTGGAGTCTTTTTGCTTTCTGTGCAGCGGGAACAAAGACCTTGTTCAGCCCTGCACTATTGGGCCCGTTGATGCTCACCCTCCTCTTTATCGGGTCTACGGTGTTCACCGAGCAGATTACTACAAGCAAGTATCCGCAATACAAAGAATATAAGAAACAAACCTGGCCCATCCTGTTCCGGCCCTGGTAGGGTTACCGTATGTATGATTTCTTTGCTATATTGAGTGATAGATAGGAAAACAGGAGGAATCATATGGGGAAATTCATCATTTTGCTCTTGATTCTCATTATCATCGCCTTGAGCATAGGCATCATTGTTACCCAGCGTGAAAGAAATCAAGTACCAAAAGGAGATAGTAATATGGCCCAGCAGACAGATAATCGCTTCACCTTTCAACCGATCGCACAGGATTTGTTACATCCGCTCAATCTTGCAGAGGCAAGGATCATCCTGGACAAAGGAACAGAAAGAGCCTTTAGCGGAGAATATACAGACACCACAGATGAAGGTACCTATTACTGCAGGCAGTGCAATGATCCGCTGTATGCATCAAAGGACAAGTTCCAATCAGACTGCGGCTGGCCAGCCTTTGACCTGGAAATTCCGTTTGCTGTCGAAAGGCACAGCGACCCCGATGGAATGAGAACCGAAATTACCTGTGCAACCTGCCAGGCCCACCTCGGGCATGTCTTTATCGGGGAAAAACTCACCGACAAGGATACGCGCCATTGCGTGAACTCAATTTCATTGGTTTTGAAAAGCGGTTCCCCAGTTGCCAGGGCAGTGTTTGCCGGTGGTTGTTTCTGGGGTGTCGAATATTATCTTGAGAAACTCAATGGAGTCTATTCGGTTGTTTCCGGGTATACCGGGGGCACAAAGGAAAATCCCACCTATCAGGATGTACTGACGCACAAGACAGGGCACCTTGAAGCGGTCGAAGTGTTGTATGACCCGCTCAAGATTTCTTACGAGGAACTTGCAAAATATTTTCTGGAAATCCACGACCCGACCCAGACTAACGGACAAGGTCCCGATATCGGCAACCAGTATCTCTCGGCAATCTTCTATAGAAACAGACATGAGTTCGACACCGCAGTCAAACTCATCAAAATCCTTGAGGAAAAAGGAATGAAGATTGCGACCACCGTCAGGCCTGCCGCAAAATTCTGGCCTGCTGAGGACTATCATCAGGATTATTACGAGCATAAGGGAACACTTCCCTACTGTCATGCCTATACCAAGCGATTCTAGTCCCAAAGAAATACGAACCGCTTTACCAGTGTCCTTCAACTTCCTGCCCCCAGAGCCGATCGACGACCTGGGGGTGCAGTAACCTGAAACGGTTATAGAGATGAGAGCAAACCTGTCTGAAAGCTCTTTCTGGAGTGCTTGCAACGCACTCCTTCTAAGTCTGTGCCAAAACTGGCTTGGTTGCCATAGGACCGTTAGGGATATTGCATTCTATCCTGTCAACAAACGTCCTAACCCCTATTGTGAAAGTACATCGGCACTTATGATACAGCTAGCAACCACATACGAACCTTTCTTCAAATCCCGGATGAGCTGCTTGGCAGAAAAGACCAAATCCAAATGCCCCATCTCGGTACGTATGGTGGCAACCAGGCAAGAGGAATCTTTTTCCCCATGTTCCCTTTTTTCTACGGCAAGGACAGGGCCGCAGACCAGCATCAGTTTTTCCTGGGCCTCATATTGGTCACGCTGCTTCTGCTCAAGGCTTTCATCGCGGGCCATGATATAGTTGAAAGGAAGCAGTTTCCCCTCGTCCAGGAGTGCTGTCCCGGCGGCGGCTTCTTCATAGGCCTGCCTGCTGTCATAGACATCCATTGCCCTTGGAAATGCACAGACTTGCAAAGACAGGGAAGTATCTTCATCAATTTTATCGATGGTAGCCGCATGGATGAGGTCGGCGACAAACGCACAGTTCTCATCTGCATTGGTCATCAAAAGGGAGACAAGTAAGGGTTCTCCGATCCCAACAGTCGAAAGCGGCTTTGCATTCCAGACACAACGGCCACTCATATGCATATCGACCCCTGCAATCTGAATATCATCACCCTGGTTTACGGTCCTGAAAACAATTTCCAACCCGCTGTCAAACAATTTGCTATAGTAAGCCCCCTGAACAGCTTCAATGCGCTTTGATTCTTTGAACCATTGCAATAAAAGCTCTTGGTCGAGCGAACCATCCTTCGCGAGGAATTCAGTACCCGTATTCTCTAGATAAACAGCCATAAAAAATCTCCCTTACGCTCAGTGTATCATAAACATCCCTTGCAGGAAAGGTTCCAAAAAAGGTACTATCATTAACCATGGCAACAGAAAAATTCCAAGAAAGCCTGAGCACCAGAACAGGCATAAAAGACGGGATTCCTATATGTATAGGCTATTTCCCTACCGCTATGGCCTTCGCGATAATCTGCAGGAACGTAGGTCTCAACCTTTGGGAATCCGTATTGTTTTCCATGACGAATTTTGCAGGGAGCGGGCAATTCCTTGCAGTAAACCTCCTTGCCTCCGGAGCCTTGATTTTTGAGATGTTTATCGGGGTTCTTCTGATAAACCTACGGTATTCATTCATGGGGGCAGCACTCAACCAAAAACTGGAAGGGGGCATACGGGGAGTCAGGAGGATATTAATCGCCCATGGGACCACCGACGAGGTATTCTCGGTAGCAGTTCTCCATAACGGATTACTCTCCTCAAATTACCTGCTTGCCCTTGAGCTGACAGCCTACCTTGGCTGGGTAAGCGGGACAGCAGTAGGCTTTCTGGTAGGAATGGTGCTTCCCCGTGCACTACAACTTGCAGTAGGGGTTACCCTCTATGCCATGTTCAGCTCCCTTTTTGCTCAAGAATTACGCCAAAAAGGATTTCTGGTTCTCGCAATCGCTGCTGTCTCGGCCTTGCTCAACAGCCTGTTTGTCTGCTATTTCCATCTGGGAGCAGGATGGTCCTTCGTCCTAGCAATGCTCCTTGCCTCTATTTTCGGCGCCTTCCTAACCCCAGACCTCGAGAAGGAACAGCAGATATGAGAAACGGAATTCCCCTATGTATATATATTCTGGTAACCGCTTTGGCAACCTTCCTTGTAAGGGCGCTCCCCTATTATGCCAATTTCCTCGACCGCCTGCCAAAATTTCTGGCAAAATGCCTACGCCTGCTTCCGATTGCCGCGCTGGGGGCTTTGATATTCCCCGGGGTAATCACTGATTTCCAAGGCAGATGGTATGCAGGTCTTTTAGGAATCGGTATTGCATTTTTGCTGTCCTACTTCAAACGCGGTATGATTTTCCCCATACTATTCAGTGTCCTGATAACCTATCTGGCACTGGTTCTCTAGCTTGACTCATTGCAAACGTGAACTTAGGATACAGACATGTTTGACGCACACAGGCATCTCAGCAAAACAGACAATTCCAGTGATGCCCTCTATTGCACTTCATACAGCAGTGAATGGCAATCACTTGAGCTACTTACCTATCCGGCCATTGGAGGGGTAGGAGCTCTGGCTAACAGGCCTCTGCCTTCACTTGAAGCCTTGCATGACTATCTGCTTGCCCATCCTCTATTGCAGGTCGGGGAGATTGGACTGGATAAGCGATTTCCCGACCGTGAAAAACAGGAAGTTTTCCTTGCCTCTGCACTGGACCTTGCCTATGAGCTCAACCGAAGTGTGACGCTGCATATCGTACGGTCGGATGAAAAAGCACTTACCCTGCTCAAGCGAGCAGGCGCTCGTAGGCCTATCCTGCTCTGGCATGGTTTTACCGGTAGCCTGGAAACGGCAAAAGAAGCTTCGCGATTGGGTTGCATCCTTTCTCTAGGTCCTTCCATTACTAAAACAAAGACAGGAAAAAACCTTTCGGCACTCAGCTCTCTCCCCGTTGCCGTTGAAACAGATTACCAAGGCAACGACAGCATTGCCTATTCCCTCTTGCTGGAAAACCATTACAGGACCCTTGCCTGCCTGCTTGACATGGACAGGGATGCTTTGATAAGGAAAGGCTATGAATGCAGATCAATTCTTACGGATAACAAGACTCCTCGGTGAGGATGTAGTAGAGAGTCTCCACCAGAAAACCGTGACTGTCGTGGGACTTGGGGCAGTTGGCGGTACATGCCTGGAGTCCTTGGTTCGAAGCGGTATAGGGCACGTACGCCTCGTCGATTTCGACACGGTGGGGATAACAAACCTCAACAGGCAGATCTTGGCCACCTATGACACGTTGGGGCAACAGAAAACCGAGGTAGCCAAGGCCAGGATGCATGCGATCAATCCAGATTGCGAGGTAGAGATCCTGTCTCTCTTTGTGCAGGATGAGACGCTCAATTTGGTGCTTGACCCAAAGACAGACCTAGTTGTAGATGCCATCGATTCATTAGGGCCGAAATGTGCGCTTCTGCAAGCTGCCTATGAACGAAACCTTCCAATTGTCAGCAGCATGGGGGCTGCCTTGAGAAGGGACCCCTCACTTATCAGGACGGCCGACCTCATGGATACATTTGGTTGCCCCTTGGCCAGGCAAGTCAGGTCAAATTTGCGCAAAAGAGGCGTGAAAGAGGGAATCAAGGCTGTATTTTCCCCTGAACGGGTCAGGTTTACCTATTTGGACCCCCAAGACGATTTTGACCCCGATGCAAAGGATCAGGTACAAAACCTTGGCCGAAAACGCAATATTCTGGGAAGTCTTCCCACCATTACCTCGATATTCGGCCAAACCCTTGCCCATATTGCCCTGGAACGCCTCATCGGGGGAGATGTATTCAAGGGAGAACCTGTCTGCTCGGTTACTCCAAAACGATAGGAACAAAGAACGAAGGGGTATGGAAATCAGGTTTCAAGGTCCCAATAGGTCCATAGGACAGGTAATGGGGTTGTTTCAGGCCATCGCCGCATTTGTAGAAGTTTCCCCTCAACTGTAAAGAACTGAAATCTTGCCCTTCGTCACAAAGGCCGAACAAGGATAGGTCGAGAGAAGCATCCAGCTTCCAGAAACTTTGCTCCAAGGTGTTTTCCAGTATGGCCACGGTCACGGGAATCTGTTCTATGAAGGATAGGGGAAACAGAGTCCGACCGTGTCTGCCAGTCCCTCGCCCTACAAGGACCTTGCCGCTGGCACTGAATTCAAAATTGACATATTCAGCCTCCCCTTGCTTCTGGAGGAATACCTCCACACAACTATCCGTAAAGACCGGGTCGTTATGGTTCGTACACATTCTTCTCAGCTGTTTTTCCACAACAGAGAAATGTACCGTAAGATACTTGCTATCATGATTGAGACGCAATGAAACCTGGACTCCCTCAGCCTCATCCCAGCTTGGACTGAGTAACAGGGGAACACCACACGAAACTTCATTCGCTACAACACGGACTACCATCTGTTCTTCCATACCATCCTCCCGGCGCAGTATAGCTGACAAAAGAGATTTTTTCCAACTGGCTTTGAAGCAAATCAAGGTTTTCTCTCCCTTAGGAAGAAAAATCCCAAGGAGTTCACCCGCATGAGAAAAACCATCTACACTCTGATCATCCCCTTATTGGCACTTGCCCTGCTCACAGGTTGCGAGGACCACGTCTTTCAGACCGGAAACCTTGTACTCAGGTTATCCTGTGACAAATTCACCCAGGTCCAACGGAATCTGGTCCCTTCTGCCGAGGCCATGGCTATCGATACCTACCACATAACAGGCACAGGGCCAAAGGGGGGGACTGTTGATATCAATGCGACAGACACAACAATTACCTTGGGCAACCTTGCCATCGGGAAATGGACCTTGCATGCAGAAGCCCTCAATAGCGAGGGAGCAATCCTGGCAAAGGGAACTACCTCGACCATTCTATCCAAGGCTACTGCTACAGCTGTCCTCAACCTTGATGAACTAAGTGGAAACGGCAGTCTATCGGTAGGTTTTATCTGGCCGATCGACCAAGTAGCCGATGATGTCTCTATTGACATCAGTCTCGTTGACCAAGGGGGAAACGAAGTAAGTATATCGCCGGCCGTCATAGACAAGGAACACGGGACAGCTGTCTTGACAGCAGAAACCCTACCGGCAGGTTCCTATATGCTCCATGCAAAACTGTATAGCCAAGGTGTTCTGGTCAGTGGTGCTGCAGAAGCTGTCAGAATCATTGAAAACACAGAGACTGCCGGTTCAATGATGCTGATCATCGGCGACCTCTCAACTACGTTCAGCATCACGATCATCAACGATACCATGATGCCATTGAAGGGAACGATTGCCTGCACACCCCAAGAACCTGTTGCAGGACAGGAAGTATGCATGACCTTTACCCCCGAAAGTCTTCCAGAAGGGGTTTCTCAGGATACGATAACCGCTTTATGGTACTGTGAGGGTGACTTTGTGTCTTCAGAAGGGTTCAGCTACACCTGCATACCCGCCGCAGGTTCCCATCGCTATGATATCATCGTAGAAGGTGAGAGCCTGGGTAGCATAGGAAGTGCTTCAATTTTGGTTTCCATGCCTATCAAATAGAGAAAGTGTAGCAATAGTGCTATTGCTTTACAAATCGGTAAACAAAATGCCAAGGGGGGGGCCTTCCTGGGAAGGAACCCCCTTGGTTATCAATAAAAAACACTGCAAAGGGCCTATAAGGCCTCGAATGCCGGGACAAGCCAGGGTGGCAGGGCAACCGGGCGAAGTGTCTTGAGATTAATCGAGGCAACCTTGACCTTAAGGGTACACAAAGTTTCTTCCCCGCGTTTCACAATCTGCAAAAACGTAAGGGAAAAATGCTTTGCCTCGATAACCGAGGTTTCGACGACAAGCAGGTCGTCAAGTTTTCCCGGTTTCGCATAGTCGATGTTGATCGATTTGACTACGAAAGCAAGGTTTTCAGTTTCCATCAGACGGCTCTGGGAGCCATCCTCTGCAGAGGAAGCAACCACCCGGAGCAATTCGGTCCTTGCATGTTCTGCAAAATCAAGATACCGGCCGTGGTAGACAATACCCCCACAGTCAGTATCGCTGTAATAGACTCGTATCTGGTGACAAAACATCAGATTGCCACCGGGGCACCCTCAAACCTGAGGGAAGAAACGTAATCATCGTAGGTTTGCCTCCTACGGATCATGACAAGCGAACCATCAGTGCGAAGCAGGTATTCTGCCGGACGGAGTTTCGCATTATAATTGAATCCCATCGAATGGCCATGGGCCCCGGCATCGTGCAACACCAAAAGATCGCCTTTCTCGATTTTGGGAAGCATTCTGTCAATTGCAAACTTGTCATTGTTCTCACAGAGCGAACCGGTCACATCATACGTGTGATCCAGGCTCTGGTCCTGTTTTCCCACTACCGTGATATGATGGTAGGCTCCGTAGAGTGCAGGCCGCATCAGATCGGCCATTGAGGCATCAAGCCCTACATAATGCTTGTACTTCCTAGTGACATGGAGCACCCTGCTTACCAGATAGCCGTACGGCCCGGTTATGCAACGTCCACACTCAAATACTATTTTCAAGGGATCCAGACCGGCAGGGACTACTATCTGTTCGTACAGCTTTTTCATTTCAGCACTGACATGGTTGAGGTCCATTGCCTTTTGTTCCGGTCTGTAGGGGATTCCGATACCGCCTCCCATATCGATGAATTCGATACGGATTCCTGTTTCCCTGTAAATACGGACACAAAGTTCGAAAAGCATTCTCGCTGTCTCGATGATGTAGGTTCCGTCCAGTTCATTGGAGGCAACCATGGTATGGAGACCGAACCGTTTAACGCCTTTTTTCTGCATAATTCGGTAGCAATCGACAATCTGGTCGGACGTGACACCGTATTTTGCCTCTACGGGGTTACCGATAATTGCATTTCCGGTCCTTTCCGGCCCCGGGTTATACCGAAAACATATCACCGGAGGTACTTTTTTCACGGCATGGTCAAGTGCCTCGATATGAGTGATGTCATCGAGGTTGATAATGGCTCCCAGCTCGAAGGCTTCGACAAACTCTTGATCAGGGGTATCGTTGCTGGTAAACATAATGCGTTCACCCACGATGCCGCTCGCTTTGCTGAGCAGCAATTCTGGAAGGGAAGAACAATCGGTTCCAAATCCCTCTGCGCCCAAAATCGAGAGGATTGTCGGATTGGGACAGGCCTTCACTGCATAGTAATTGCAAAAGCCAGGAGCCCAGCTGAACAGCTCTTTGAAATGACGGGCATTTTCCACGATTGCCTTTTCATCATAGAGATAAAAGGGAGTCTGTAAAGTGGAAGCCAGCTCAAGCAACCTCTCATCGGGAAGCGGCAGTTTCTTTTCGCTCATACGTGTAAATTCTCCTCTATCGATTGCATCGCCTTTTCTACGTTTTCCCGGTGCCCGTAGGAAGAAACCCTGATGTAGTGTTCCCCGGAAGGACCAAATCCGCTACCGGGGGTTACTACCACATGGCAGGAATCCAAAAGCAGGTCGAAAAAATCCCAGCTTGGCATGTCGTTGGGTGTCTTTGCCCAGATATAGGGGCTGTTGATACCGCCGTATACGGTCAAACCGGCGCGTGTAAGCCCTTCCCTGATTAACCGTGCATTTTCCATATAGTAGGCGACCAAGGCCCTGCTTTCGCGAAGACCTTCGCCACTGAGGGCGGCATACCCTCCTGCCTGGGCGATATTGCTTGCCCCGTTGAAAAACGTGCACTGCCTGCGGTTCCACATCTTGTTGAGCACACCAGAGCTGGCATCCTCACACTCAAGTTCCTTCGGAACGATTGTCCAGCCAAGGCGAACCCCGGTAAAACCTGAGAATTTGGAGAAACTGTTTATCTCTATCGCACACTTCTTTGCATTTTCAATTTCATAAATGGAATGAGGATATCCTTCTTCGGTGATGTATTCGCTGTAGGCACTGTCAAATAGTATCACAGCCTTGTTTTCAAGGGCATAGTCGACAAAGGCTTTCAGTTGCTGAGTAGTGGCAACAGCTCCAGTCGGGTTATTGGGGCTGCACAGATAGATCAAATCGACCTTCTGCTTGGGAGGATCGGGGACAAACCCGTTTTCCTCATTGCTGGCAAGATAGACAAACCCTTCGTAGCGGAGCGTA
The sequence above is a segment of the Sphaerochaeta pleomorpha str. Grapes genome. Coding sequences within it:
- a CDS encoding LL-diaminopimelate aminotransferase; this translates as MATINENFSKLASGYLFPEIARRTALWQKQHPEASVLRLGIGNTTEALSPAVCKALHDKVDLLSHRETYSGYGDEQGDTYLREQLVSYYHQYGVDLDPTEFFVSDGAKSDAANIQEIFSKDNVVAIQDPAYPVYVDSNVVGGRTGRFNPDTLRYEGFVYLASNEENGFVPDPPKQKVDLIYLCSPNNPTGAVATTQQLKAFVDYALENKAVILFDSAYSEYITEEGYPHSIYEIENAKKCAIEINSFSKFSGFTGVRLGWTIVPKELECEDASSGVLNKMWNRRQCTFFNGASNIAQAGGYAALSGEGLRESRALVAYYMENARLIREGLTRAGLTVYGGINSPYIWAKTPNDMPSWDFFDLLLDSCHVVVTPGSGFGPSGEHYIRVSSYGHRENVEKAMQSIEENLHV
- the lysA gene encoding diaminopimelate decarboxylase; its protein translation is MSEKKLPLPDERLLELASTLQTPFYLYDEKAIVENARHFKELFSWAPGFCNYYAVKACPNPTILSILGAEGFGTDCSSLPELLLSKASGIVGERIMFTSNDTPDQEFVEAFELGAIINLDDITHIEALDHAVKKVPPVICFRYNPGPERTGNAIIGNPVEAKYGVTSDQIVDCYRIMQKKGVKRFGLHTMVASNELDGTYIIETARMLFELCVRIYRETGIRIEFIDMGGGIGIPYRPEQKAMDLNHVSAEMKKLYEQIVVPAGLDPLKIVFECGRCITGPYGYLVSRVLHVTRKYKHYVGLDASMADLMRPALYGAYHHITVVGKQDQSLDHTYDVTGSLCENNDKFAIDRMLPKIEKGDLLVLHDAGAHGHSMGFNYNAKLRPAEYLLRTDGSLVMIRRRQTYDDYVSSLRFEGAPVAI
- a CDS encoding YbgC/FadM family acyl-CoA thioesterase, translating into MFCHQIRVYYSDTDCGGIVYHGRYLDFAEHARTELLRVVASSAEDGSQSRLMETENLAFVVKSINIDYAKPGKLDDLLVVETSVIEAKHFSLTFLQIVKRGEETLCTLKVKVASINLKTLRPVALPPWLVPAFEAL
- a CDS encoding tRNA threonylcarbamoyladenosine dehydratase; the protein is MNADQFLRITRLLGEDVVESLHQKTVTVVGLGAVGGTCLESLVRSGIGHVRLVDFDTVGITNLNRQILATYDTLGQQKTEVAKARMHAINPDCEVEILSLFVQDETLNLVLDPKTDLVVDAIDSLGPKCALLQAAYERNLPIVSSMGAALRRDPSLIRTADLMDTFGCPLARQVRSNLRKRGVKEGIKAVFSPERVRFTYLDPQDDFDPDAKDQVQNLGRKRNILGSLPTITSIFGQTLAHIALERLIGGDVFKGEPVCSVTPKR
- a CDS encoding AzlD domain-containing protein codes for the protein MRNGIPLCIYILVTALATFLVRALPYYANFLDRLPKFLAKCLRLLPIAALGALIFPGVITDFQGRWYAGLLGIGIAFLLSYFKRGMIFPILFSVLITYLALVL
- a CDS encoding TatD family hydrolase, which codes for MFDAHRHLSKTDNSSDALYCTSYSSEWQSLELLTYPAIGGVGALANRPLPSLEALHDYLLAHPLLQVGEIGLDKRFPDREKQEVFLASALDLAYELNRSVTLHIVRSDEKALTLLKRAGARRPILLWHGFTGSLETAKEASRLGCILSLGPSITKTKTGKNLSALSSLPVAVETDYQGNDSIAYSLLLENHYRTLACLLDMDRDALIRKGYECRSILTDNKTPR
- a CDS encoding carbohydrate-binding family 9-like protein yields the protein MEEQMVVRVVANEVSCGVPLLLSPSWDEAEGVQVSLRLNHDSKYLTVHFSVVEKQLRRMCTNHNDPVFTDSCVEVFLQKQGEAEYVNFEFSASGKVLVGRGTGRHGRTLFPLSFIEQIPVTVAILENTLEQSFWKLDASLDLSLFGLCDEGQDFSSLQLRGNFYKCGDGLKQPHYLSYGPIGTLKPDFHTPSFFVPIVLE